The following proteins are co-located in the Candidatus Saccharimonadales bacterium genome:
- a CDS encoding excinuclease ABC subunit UvrC, translating into MKQSDRIRKRLKELPASPGVYFHKDRSGKIIYVGKASILKNRVRQYFQSSRDMDPKTLALVAEITDFDWITVDSEMDALFLESEMIKRYKPRFNILMRDDKSELFVRINMNDPYPYVSYTHRPLDDGANYYGPYYNGGAAKRALRSLRRVFPYSTHQVMPKRLCLQYHLGLCPGVEAQMISSQDYKKTLRSLIDVLQGGRKRIIGQLEKEMRAAAKEKQFETAAMLRNKIFGLKALSTQIVFGDEEFMDISKDHALKGLSELLGLKNAPRRIEGYDISHMQGTHNVASMVVATNGIADKTQYRKFKMRLPGNNDFGHMHEVITRRFNKTHDNWPKPDLLVIDGGRGQLAAALDAMDEREIKIPAVGLAKRLEEVVIHKSRSNVDLHLNGFPTASVRESDDFVIVLLDHDSDIVKLLQRVRDESHRFAVSYHTNLKRDYQTKSILDEIPGIGPATRRKLVQAFGSAKAIETLTQPQLAAVIGGSKAKLVFDWAQKR; encoded by the coding sequence AAACAGAGTGATCGTATTCGAAAGCGTCTTAAAGAGCTCCCGGCAAGTCCCGGAGTCTATTTTCACAAGGACAGAAGCGGCAAGATCATCTATGTTGGTAAAGCTTCAATCTTAAAGAACAGGGTTCGTCAGTATTTTCAATCCTCTAGGGACATGGATCCGAAAACCCTCGCGTTAGTGGCTGAGATTACAGACTTTGACTGGATCACCGTCGATTCTGAGATGGACGCCCTCTTCCTTGAGAGTGAGATGATCAAGCGATACAAGCCGCGCTTTAACATTCTGATGCGAGACGACAAGTCTGAGCTCTTTGTCCGTATCAATATGAACGACCCCTATCCGTATGTCAGCTACACCCATCGTCCTCTCGACGACGGAGCCAATTACTACGGGCCCTACTATAACGGTGGAGCCGCGAAACGGGCTCTTCGCTCTCTCAGGAGAGTCTTCCCATACTCAACCCACCAAGTGATGCCAAAGCGTCTCTGTTTGCAGTATCACCTAGGTCTCTGCCCTGGTGTCGAGGCTCAGATGATAAGCTCGCAGGACTACAAGAAAACACTCCGCTCACTTATCGATGTTCTCCAAGGCGGTCGTAAACGGATCATTGGCCAACTCGAAAAGGAGATGCGAGCTGCTGCTAAAGAGAAGCAGTTCGAAACTGCCGCGATGCTTCGTAACAAAATTTTCGGTCTTAAGGCCCTCTCAACCCAGATTGTCTTTGGAGATGAGGAGTTCATGGACATCAGCAAGGATCACGCCCTCAAGGGCCTCTCAGAGCTTCTGGGGCTCAAAAATGCTCCACGGCGGATTGAGGGCTACGATATCAGTCATATGCAAGGTACGCATAATGTAGCCAGCATGGTCGTCGCTACCAATGGTATCGCGGATAAGACCCAGTATCGTAAGTTCAAGATGCGCCTACCTGGTAATAACGATTTCGGACATATGCACGAGGTGATTACGCGACGCTTCAATAAGACACACGATAACTGGCCAAAACCCGACTTGCTCGTCATCGATGGGGGTCGGGGGCAACTTGCTGCTGCGCTTGATGCTATGGACGAGCGAGAAATAAAGATCCCAGCTGTTGGTCTCGCTAAGCGCTTGGAGGAGGTTGTTATCCACAAGTCACGCTCTAACGTCGACCTTCACTTGAACGGGTTTCCGACTGCTTCGGTCCGTGAATCGGATGACTTCGTTATCGTTCTGCTAGATCATGATTCGGATATCGTGAAACTACTTCAAAGAGTTCGAGATGAATCACATCGCTTTGCGGTTAGCTATCACACAAACCTGAAGCGTGACTACCAGACAAAAAGTATTCTTGACGAGATACCTGGCATCGGCCCCGCTACGCGCCGGAAACTTGTCCAGGCTTTCGGGAGTGCCAAAGCAATCGAGACCCTTACACAACCACAGCTTGCTGCAGTTATAGGCGGGTCAAAGGCCAAGCTCGTGTTTGACTGGGCGCAGAAGAGGTAG
- a CDS encoding phage holin family protein — protein sequence MSNIQKQFLQFLLRWALNSLGLWIAVRLIGSINYSGAISDILVAGFILSVVNAVLKPIFVILALPMIIISLGFFMLIVNGFMVYLTAALSPGLQMGFGSAILAGIVVGLINYALTHLFDLRVKANQT from the coding sequence ATGAGTAACATACAGAAGCAATTTCTGCAGTTTTTGTTGCGGTGGGCGCTTAATAGCCTCGGTCTGTGGATCGCCGTTCGCCTGATCGGTTCGATCAATTACAGCGGGGCGATTTCGGATATCCTGGTGGCTGGCTTCATTCTCTCTGTCGTCAACGCGGTTCTTAAACCCATCTTTGTCATTCTCGCTTTGCCGATGATTATCATCAGTCTTGGTTTCTTCATGCTGATCGTCAATGGCTTCATGGTCTATCTGACCGCGGCACTCTCACCTGGTCTCCAGATGGGCTTCGGGAGTGCCATACTTGCCGGTATCGTCGTTGGCCTGATAAACTATGCACTAACACACCTCTTCGACCTACGTGTGAAAGCTAATCAAACCTGA
- the secG gene encoding preprotein translocase subunit SecG, which yields MLYTYIKIITIGAGALTILLILIQQRGASLGAGFGASSELVTTRRGTDKTLHDLTILTVIIFVLTLLIGIIKG from the coding sequence ATGCTCTATACATATATCAAGATCATCACTATTGGTGCCGGAGCCCTCACAATCCTCCTGATCCTCATTCAGCAGCGCGGGGCCAGTCTAGGTGCCGGTTTCGGCGCCTCAAGCGAACTGGTCACCACCCGTCGAGGAACGGACAAGACCCTCCACGATCTGACCATACTGACAGTTATCATCTTTGTCTTAACCCTGCTCATTGGAATCATCAAAGGTTAG
- a CDS encoding ABC transporter substrate-binding protein produces the protein MKKKWRINKPHLPDQPGQVLKDRLLEFESVTTRHGQRYILRRWSNFTEVGKHAITWLAIVLLLILGVGFQENALNSFYKVAVPAAGGIYSEGVVGSAADFNPIFATTQPEQTVTRLVFSSLLEYGPDNNLVGDLADSWTVDNTGQIYTVHLNPDAQWQDGVPVTSADVVYTIGAIQDPATGSPLASNWAHVEVKALNPQTVQFTLPAPFPPFINSLTSGIIPQHILSRVPDYQLRSASFDTDPTVGSGPYKFINSQTFTNQTDIRLTRNSNYYGGHVLPSGFNVDAFNDYNGLLEAFRVGEISAASDVQPGDVHSLRALRNVQVQEAPLMNETLAFFNMNSTVMQDAKVRAALNIAVNKEAIIDALDDEYRAASIPLLPGQLGYDATQDVGGFSQTAATTLLASDGYVKSKDGLLEKNGVPLTVNLAASTDDVYPKVADLLAKQWQSIGITVQVNLVDDQNIQQNVLVPRNYDVLVYQLAIGADSDVYAYWDSAEIGEQGLNLSNYSNQYVDELLQSARTSTDPSLRAVKYHDFVTQWVSDQPAVVLYQPTYNYAMRDNVAGFIPHPLVQPTDRFYNIADWSAATKQAVENH, from the coding sequence ATGAAGAAGAAGTGGCGAATAAACAAGCCGCACCTTCCTGATCAGCCCGGCCAAGTCCTTAAGGATCGTTTACTCGAATTTGAGAGCGTGACAACACGCCATGGCCAGCGATATATTCTTCGTCGATGGAGTAATTTCACAGAGGTCGGCAAGCATGCTATCACCTGGCTCGCGATCGTCTTACTGCTGATTCTGGGAGTAGGCTTTCAAGAGAACGCCCTCAACAGCTTTTACAAAGTGGCTGTCCCGGCAGCAGGTGGTATCTACAGTGAAGGAGTGGTTGGTAGTGCGGCGGATTTTAACCCAATCTTTGCCACTACTCAGCCAGAGCAGACGGTCACGCGGCTTGTCTTTAGTAGCCTACTTGAGTATGGCCCAGACAATAACCTAGTCGGTGATCTTGCCGACAGCTGGACCGTCGATAATACAGGCCAGATCTATACGGTTCACCTTAACCCTGATGCTCAGTGGCAGGACGGTGTGCCGGTTACCAGTGCTGACGTCGTCTATACCATCGGGGCCATTCAGGATCCGGCAACTGGCTCTCCACTAGCCTCAAACTGGGCACACGTTGAGGTCAAAGCCCTCAATCCACAGACCGTTCAATTCACGTTACCAGCACCGTTTCCGCCATTCATTAACTCGTTAACGTCAGGCATAATCCCCCAACACATCTTGAGTAGAGTACCAGATTACCAGCTCAGATCGGCTAGCTTCGACACTGACCCGACAGTCGGTAGTGGTCCGTATAAGTTTATTAATAGCCAGACATTTACGAACCAGACCGACATTCGACTCACCCGTAACTCAAATTACTACGGCGGGCACGTTCTGCCTAGCGGCTTCAACGTCGATGCCTTTAATGATTACAACGGGCTACTTGAAGCCTTCAGGGTGGGGGAGATATCGGCGGCCAGTGACGTCCAGCCGGGGGATGTGCACAGTCTCCGGGCACTTCGTAACGTTCAGGTTCAAGAAGCACCACTTATGAATGAGACTCTGGCTTTCTTCAACATGAATAGCACTGTCATGCAGGATGCGAAGGTGCGGGCGGCGCTAAACATCGCCGTGAATAAAGAAGCAATCATCGACGCGCTGGACGACGAATACCGAGCGGCCAGCATCCCTCTGTTACCTGGCCAGCTCGGTTATGATGCTACTCAGGACGTCGGCGGATTCAGCCAAACGGCTGCCACGACCCTGCTGGCTTCAGATGGTTACGTTAAGAGTAAGGACGGGCTGCTTGAAAAGAACGGAGTACCACTTACCGTCAACTTAGCCGCCAGTACTGACGACGTCTACCCGAAGGTTGCGGATCTACTGGCTAAGCAGTGGCAGTCGATCGGGATAACCGTCCAGGTCAACCTCGTCGACGATCAGAACATCCAGCAGAATGTTCTCGTGCCCCGCAACTACGACGTTCTTGTCTACCAGCTGGCAATTGGCGCTGACTCAGATGTCTATGCGTACTGGGATTCGGCTGAAATTGGCGAGCAAGGGCTCAACCTATCGAATTACAGTAATCAGTATGTCGACGAACTTCTTCAAAGTGCCAGAACAAGTACCGATCCAAGTCTGCGTGCCGTTAAGTACCATGACTTCGTTACCCAATGGGTCAGCGATCAACCGGCCGTCGTTCTTTATCAGCCAACCTACAACTATGCTATGCGTGACAATGTGGCAGGCTTCATACCGCATCCTCTCGTTCAACCAACCGATCGCTTTTATAACATTGCGGATTGGTCCGCAGCTACCAAGCAGGCCGTAGAGAATCACTAA
- a CDS encoding FAD-binding oxidoreductase, whose translation MSNKIVQYLQTHIDGEVVDAPSVRQHFATDRSIFEALPQLVVYPKNTSGIRKVARFSWQLAERGHSLPLTARGKGSNQSGSAVGKGMVVALPAHMNRLLELEVGKGTVRVQPGMSYRALQDVLNSHGLFLPPFPASIDYSTIGGAIATNASGYKSVKYGTTRKYVKGLEVVLSNGDVIKTERLSKRELSSKKGQTDLEGEIYRQVDGLLTDNAELIEKLDKKTKVTKNSSGYALEQVKDKDGSFDLTPLFVGSEGTLGIITEATLDCEGFNPKTTLLAAQFDSLEKCVQLLEPLRALGPSAVEIVDRNLLELVNRTNPAILKDLVQQPLPAAVLLVEFDDPSDRSRKKKVKKALKMLDESARSHDEAETLVAQERLWSILHSAWVAFTYEGTPLRALPIVEDGIVPPKKFLEFIQKAYVIFDNYSLPMAAWGHAGDGHLHIYPFLDISRLNDRQKAIKVMDDYYALVTSLGGSFSGSAGDGRSRGSYLEDHYGKEVYNLFVDTKRIFDPHNILNPGIKIHTTKAESMALLRREYSLADLGDYLVEG comes from the coding sequence ATGAGCAACAAGATTGTACAGTACTTACAAACGCATATTGACGGTGAAGTAGTGGACGCCCCTTCGGTGCGCCAACATTTCGCAACTGATAGGAGTATCTTCGAAGCACTACCGCAACTGGTCGTCTATCCGAAGAATACCAGCGGTATTCGTAAAGTTGCACGCTTCTCATGGCAGCTTGCCGAGCGTGGTCACAGCCTACCATTGACGGCTCGTGGCAAGGGTTCGAACCAGAGCGGATCCGCAGTTGGGAAAGGCATGGTAGTCGCTCTGCCTGCTCATATGAATCGCCTCCTTGAGCTAGAAGTCGGCAAAGGTACTGTCCGTGTCCAACCAGGCATGAGCTACCGCGCACTTCAGGACGTTCTTAACAGCCATGGGCTCTTTCTGCCGCCGTTTCCAGCCTCAATCGATTACTCGACGATCGGCGGCGCAATTGCCACTAATGCTTCAGGTTATAAGTCGGTTAAATATGGTACGACCCGTAAGTATGTCAAAGGTCTGGAGGTAGTGCTCTCAAACGGTGATGTTATTAAGACGGAGCGTCTTAGTAAGCGTGAACTGAGTTCCAAGAAAGGCCAGACGGATCTGGAGGGGGAGATCTACCGCCAAGTAGATGGCCTTCTCACTGACAACGCTGAGCTCATCGAGAAGCTGGATAAGAAGACGAAAGTTACCAAAAACTCCTCAGGATATGCGCTCGAACAGGTTAAAGACAAGGATGGCTCGTTCGACTTGACGCCACTCTTTGTTGGTTCCGAGGGAACGCTCGGCATTATCACCGAAGCGACTCTTGACTGCGAAGGCTTCAATCCGAAGACGACACTACTTGCCGCCCAGTTTGACTCTCTAGAAAAATGCGTTCAACTTCTTGAACCACTCCGTGCCCTCGGTCCAAGTGCGGTTGAGATAGTCGATAGAAACCTTCTCGAGTTGGTCAATCGCACCAATCCGGCGATCCTGAAGGATCTTGTCCAGCAGCCTCTACCGGCGGCGGTCCTCCTCGTTGAATTTGACGATCCATCCGATCGAAGCCGAAAGAAAAAGGTCAAGAAAGCCCTTAAGATGCTCGATGAATCAGCCCGCAGCCACGATGAGGCCGAGACCCTCGTAGCCCAGGAGCGGCTCTGGTCGATTCTCCACTCGGCCTGGGTGGCATTTACCTATGAGGGGACCCCGCTTAGAGCACTGCCAATCGTTGAAGACGGCATCGTACCACCCAAGAAATTCCTCGAGTTTATCCAAAAGGCCTATGTCATATTCGACAACTACAGTCTCCCGATGGCTGCTTGGGGCCATGCTGGCGATGGCCATCTGCACATCTATCCATTTTTGGATATCAGTCGGTTGAACGACCGCCAGAAAGCCATCAAGGTGATGGATGACTACTATGCGCTCGTGACCTCACTCGGAGGCAGCTTCTCCGGAAGCGCCGGTGACGGCCGCAGTCGCGGTAGTTACCTCGAGGATCACTATGGCAAAGAAGTATACAATCTCTTTGTTGATACTAAGCGGATCTTTGACCCTCACAATATCCTTAATCCCGGCATTAAGATCCACACTACGAAAGCTGAAAGTATGGCGCTGCTGCGTCGTGAGTATTCTTTAGCTGACCTGGGCGATTACCTAGTTGAGGGCTAG
- a CDS encoding glycosyl hydrolase family 28-related protein, protein MARLPVPGGDVGSWGDILNGYLEVSLNGDGTIQSSALQQAGAVLTSTSLGGDLSGTLPNPTVARVNGISISGSPSSGQVLTALSSSAASWSSIAGTTDWLNAKSYGAKGNGITDDTAALTSWINAINAASTGIGAFLPAGQYMVSSALPSITNNGVTITGDGWAQTNYTYGSTISAAVGMTSTILTLAGEGISLRGMTLDGGGRATPILIITGQHCRLRDMQVRGVSSGGVCVDVRSGAVSTWIDTCVISGLNGLNTGVQINDTDAIITNNKPQNNGYGIVLLSGASGTVITSNHITPGSSGLNCIWINGNPSHVLISANRFDNYGASAVQITPPSSTPSDITISNNDFQSTVITDNTYAQVAVDTTNAGVRNLKIIGNTGYASGTNRPAYGVAAQTQSGSVPSNTSLLASTGSTVSGNSWWVATSLFGNANPSVALNNLISTNGTAWTQATDIYNFPAASGSTTHTLYKQTTASITPSATSGTFGSSVALSPDSTYIGILPVAIDIVTTGLGSETLTVQSTVTWNDSTTSQNSIGITTNATTNVSASQMISIMLGGDGKYATQISWAAKSSINSSGASATVSVFGVNQS, encoded by the coding sequence ATGGCTAGACTTCCTGTACCAGGTGGAGACGTCGGAAGTTGGGGTGACATCCTCAACGGTTACCTTGAAGTATCGCTCAATGGAGATGGAACGATCCAATCATCAGCCCTCCAGCAGGCTGGGGCAGTTCTAACCTCGACGTCCCTAGGCGGTGACCTATCTGGTACGCTACCTAATCCAACAGTTGCCAGAGTAAATGGAATAAGTATTTCAGGATCGCCATCAAGTGGCCAGGTGCTTACCGCTTTGAGTAGCAGTGCGGCCAGTTGGAGCAGCATAGCGGGTACAACAGATTGGCTAAACGCCAAGTCGTATGGCGCAAAAGGGAACGGTATAACAGACGATACCGCCGCTTTGACGTCCTGGATCAACGCCATCAACGCTGCCAGCACCGGAATCGGAGCCTTTCTGCCAGCCGGGCAGTACATGGTTTCGTCTGCATTACCGTCGATTACCAATAACGGTGTCACTATCACAGGTGACGGGTGGGCTCAGACGAACTACACCTACGGCTCGACTATCTCGGCGGCAGTCGGGATGACAAGCACTATCCTGACTCTAGCCGGAGAAGGCATCTCCCTGCGTGGCATGACCCTTGACGGAGGCGGTCGGGCGACGCCGATCTTGATCATAACTGGACAGCACTGCCGGCTGCGAGACATGCAGGTACGTGGTGTCTCATCTGGTGGGGTGTGTGTCGACGTGCGCTCAGGGGCGGTCAGTACGTGGATCGACACGTGTGTTATCAGCGGTCTTAATGGGTTGAACACCGGGGTCCAGATAAATGACACCGATGCCATCATCACAAACAATAAGCCTCAAAATAATGGCTACGGCATCGTTCTTCTATCAGGAGCATCAGGTACAGTTATTACTAGCAATCACATAACGCCAGGATCATCAGGGCTGAACTGCATCTGGATTAATGGTAATCCGTCACACGTTTTAATCAGTGCCAATCGTTTCGATAACTATGGTGCATCGGCAGTTCAGATAACTCCTCCAAGCTCGACTCCGAGCGATATCACAATTAGCAACAACGACTTCCAATCGACCGTCATAACCGATAACACTTATGCCCAAGTGGCTGTAGATACGACAAACGCAGGAGTGCGCAATCTAAAGATCATTGGCAATACCGGTTACGCGTCCGGGACTAACAGGCCTGCATACGGAGTCGCCGCTCAAACGCAGAGTGGGAGCGTACCTTCTAACACAAGCCTATTAGCATCAACAGGTTCGACTGTAAGTGGCAATAGCTGGTGGGTAGCGACCTCGCTGTTCGGCAACGCTAATCCGTCGGTCGCTCTTAATAACCTTATCTCTACAAACGGCACTGCATGGACACAGGCCACGGATATCTATAACTTTCCGGCTGCCAGCGGGTCAACGACGCACACTCTTTACAAACAGACCACGGCATCCATCACCCCATCTGCTACCAGCGGAACCTTCGGCTCGTCAGTCGCCCTCTCGCCAGACTCGACATATATTGGTATCTTGCCGGTAGCTATAGATATTGTCACCACTGGGCTCGGTAGCGAAACATTAACCGTCCAAAGTACGGTGACATGGAACGATTCGACAACCAGCCAGAACAGCATTGGAATTACGACAAACGCCACGACAAACGTTTCAGCCAGTCAGATGATATCGATAATGTTGGGAGGCGACGGCAAATACGCAACCCAGATATCCTGGGCCGCCAAGAGTTCGATCAACAGCTCAGGCGCTTCGGCTACGGTCAGCGTGTTTGGCGTGAATCAGTCGTAG
- a CDS encoding DUF1801 domain-containing protein, whose translation MDKPTNQNDKSVKDYLTSLNDERTVNDAQVLIGIMQRISGHAPKLWNVGTLGFDAYHYKYDSGREGDTFIIGFYPRKGKTTVYLMDGTARYSKLLARLGKHTFTGYCIYIKRLSDIEPSILEQIIEQSYKFIKSMSKDGPIDRILWQTEK comes from the coding sequence ATGGACAAGCCGACAAATCAAAACGATAAATCAGTCAAAGACTACCTTACTTCACTCAACGATGAGCGAACCGTAAACGACGCCCAAGTGCTTATCGGTATAATGCAACGAATAAGCGGGCACGCACCAAAATTGTGGAATGTCGGTACTCTTGGTTTTGATGCATACCATTACAAATACGACAGTGGACGCGAAGGAGACACTTTTATTATTGGCTTTTATCCAAGGAAGGGTAAAACTACGGTTTACCTTATGGATGGCACAGCTCGTTACTCTAAGTTATTGGCTAGGCTAGGTAAACATACTTTTACTGGCTACTGTATTTACATCAAGAGGCTCAGTGATATTGAGCCGTCGATTTTAGAGCAAATCATTGAGCAGTCGTATAAGTTTATAAAATCAATGTCCAAAGATGGTCCTATTGACCGAATACTTTGGCAAACTGAAAAGTAG
- a CDS encoding alpha/beta hydrolase, producing MMSSKPEYVASADGTKIGYYTYGSGPGIVLIQGAAGTAYHFYELAEALSDSFTVHLPDRRGRGLSPRSYSDDYTIQRDIEDLDAVLKKTGAHFVYGLSSGGIIALQATLKLPAIQKLAVYEPAIFVNGLPLKALTRFDKQMAKGKLASAMVTAMKAAQMGPPILRYIPNWLLAATVQLLMNQEAKKGSGEYPPTKELALAMPYDFTVVRSVNDKIQFYKSINRPVLLLGGSRSPAYLKAGLNKLKRIIPKAEYVELIGSDHASSWNYDRRRNPNGNPRLVAEKLREFFSKT from the coding sequence ATGATGTCGTCAAAACCAGAGTACGTAGCTTCCGCGGATGGTACGAAAATCGGCTACTACACGTATGGTAGCGGGCCGGGTATTGTCCTTATCCAAGGGGCAGCTGGTACAGCTTACCATTTTTACGAGCTAGCTGAAGCCTTATCAGATTCTTTCACAGTGCACCTTCCTGACAGGCGCGGTAGGGGACTAAGCCCACGCTCGTATAGTGATGACTACACTATCCAAAGAGATATCGAAGACCTGGACGCCGTACTCAAAAAGACGGGCGCCCACTTTGTATACGGCCTTAGCTCTGGAGGTATCATTGCTCTGCAAGCAACTTTGAAGTTACCTGCTATTCAAAAGCTGGCTGTCTATGAACCGGCAATTTTTGTAAATGGGTTACCCCTAAAAGCACTGACCCGCTTTGATAAACAGATGGCCAAAGGCAAACTTGCCAGTGCTATGGTTACAGCCATGAAGGCGGCGCAAATGGGGCCACCCATTTTGCGATATATTCCAAACTGGCTGTTGGCAGCAACCGTACAACTACTGATGAACCAGGAGGCCAAGAAGGGTTCGGGAGAGTATCCACCGACCAAAGAACTTGCCTTAGCTATGCCGTATGATTTTACTGTCGTCCGATCAGTGAATGACAAGATACAATTCTATAAAAGTATCAACAGACCTGTGCTTCTACTCGGTGGTAGTAGAAGCCCGGCGTATCTCAAGGCAGGTTTGAATAAATTAAAACGAATCATACCCAAAGCGGAGTATGTAGAGCTTATTGGTTCAGACCATGCGAGCTCGTGGAATTATGACAGACGACGCAACCCTAACGGCAATCCGAGATTAGTGGCAGAAAAACTACGAGAGTTTTTTTCGAAAACTTAA
- a CDS encoding NUDIX domain-containing protein, whose translation MNLSTHGIVALVRDSKGNFLLLEDSRELMQGYWAPPHGRCEPSDKTEEDGVIREVFEETGLKVTPIKKVFTQPADTKVKTVSFWLVELRGGELSLNEESSSAGWFSIKQVLSMKLYPGTKSFFDKVTSGEISIA comes from the coding sequence GTGAATCTATCGACTCATGGAATTGTTGCATTAGTGCGTGATAGTAAAGGCAACTTTTTATTACTGGAAGATTCTCGAGAGTTAATGCAGGGTTATTGGGCCCCACCACACGGTAGATGTGAACCGAGCGATAAAACCGAAGAAGATGGGGTAATCAGAGAAGTATTCGAAGAGACCGGGCTAAAGGTCACGCCAATAAAGAAGGTTTTTACACAACCAGCTGATACTAAAGTTAAGACTGTTTCATTTTGGTTAGTTGAGTTACGAGGTGGAGAGCTGAGCTTGAATGAAGAGTCTTCTTCGGCTGGCTGGTTTAGTATCAAACAAGTTCTCAGTATGAAGTTATATCCTGGGACAAAATCTTTCTTCGATAAGGTTACTTCTGGCGAGATCTCAATTGCGTAA
- a CDS encoding HAD family hydrolase, producing the protein MYKALIADIDNTLVPIRGDGSDIDSATISAVSRALRNNIQISVATGRGWSSTKPVVQKLGIIDLCIIEGGASIVSPITEEIVWEKTLDAQTSSKTVEIFRRFATSSELIKSSSKPDRIPLKEAGKYGFKNRVIYLLGTDKATALKVKSALDRLPTASANITTPSWAGDTLFDVHVTNEHGTKEYALDEWYRLTGLKKNDTVGMGDSANDLPLFHAVRLKVAVGNATDDLKSEADYIAPTRQNGALKDVLNKFFLGST; encoded by the coding sequence ATGTATAAGGCACTAATAGCTGATATAGATAACACCCTGGTTCCCATAAGAGGTGACGGATCAGATATAGATTCTGCAACGATAAGTGCTGTATCGCGTGCTCTCAGGAACAATATACAGATAAGTGTTGCCACGGGCCGTGGCTGGTCATCGACTAAACCTGTAGTACAAAAGCTCGGTATTATCGATCTTTGTATTATTGAGGGAGGGGCATCTATCGTTAGCCCAATCACAGAAGAGATAGTCTGGGAGAAAACCCTTGATGCACAGACCTCCAGTAAAACAGTCGAAATATTTAGGCGCTTCGCCACTTCATCAGAACTTATCAAGTCATCTTCAAAACCTGACCGTATTCCTTTGAAGGAGGCTGGTAAATATGGCTTTAAAAATAGGGTGATATATCTCTTGGGTACGGATAAGGCTACCGCGCTGAAGGTTAAATCGGCTTTGGATAGACTACCGACCGCGTCAGCCAACATTACAACGCCATCATGGGCGGGCGATACTTTGTTTGATGTGCATGTTACGAATGAACATGGCACTAAAGAATATGCCCTCGATGAATGGTATCGACTCACGGGCCTAAAAAAGAATGACACTGTCGGTATGGGTGACAGTGCTAACGACCTACCGTTATTTCATGCGGTGAGGCTAAAGGTTGCTGTTGGTAACGCTACTGACGATCTTAAGTCTGAAGCTGATTACATTGCGCCCACCAGACAAAATGGAGCGCTAAAAGATGTGTTAAACAAATTCTTTCTCGGCTCAACTTAG
- a CDS encoding NUDIX hydrolase codes for MNDHALHHAQILILKTLRRNKTMRYNNLMRPSGLESDIFKFHIHKLVKIGYIQKLPLRGYELTVRGKEFANNLDEAMRVPQRQPKLSMIIVASKVNDQGDRLFLCQQRLREPYWGYWGFISGAVQWGVSIEDAALHEFTKQTHMTASFTVRSFCRQRDYDSSEAGLLEDKLFAVVLAENCRGEIDNSWGGGMNKWMTLAKLARQDKRFASTPYVIELLAKSKAYISVDARYDKSAY; via the coding sequence ATGAACGACCACGCGCTGCACCACGCTCAGATTTTGATACTGAAAACGCTTCGTCGCAACAAAACAATGCGCTACAACAACCTCATGCGACCATCAGGTTTAGAGAGTGATATCTTCAAGTTTCACATACATAAACTGGTGAAAATCGGCTACATTCAGAAGTTACCACTACGGGGATACGAATTAACCGTACGTGGTAAGGAATTTGCGAACAATCTTGACGAAGCCATGCGGGTACCACAGAGACAGCCAAAGCTCTCCATGATTATTGTCGCATCCAAAGTGAACGACCAGGGCGACAGGCTCTTTCTCTGTCAGCAACGTTTACGCGAGCCTTATTGGGGCTACTGGGGGTTTATAAGTGGAGCTGTGCAATGGGGGGTGTCAATCGAGGACGCAGCACTACATGAGTTTACGAAACAGACACATATGACGGCGTCGTTTACCGTACGGTCATTCTGCCGCCAAAGGGACTATGATTCTAGCGAGGCTGGGCTTCTAGAAGACAAGCTGTTCGCAGTTGTGCTCGCGGAGAATTGCAGAGGAGAGATCGATAACTCTTGGGGCGGAGGCATGAATAAGTGGATGACTCTTGCTAAACTGGCAAGACAGGACAAGCGCTTCGCTTCAACTCCCTATGTAATTGAGCTACTCGCAAAAAGTAAGGCGTACATCTCCGTTGATGCTCGCTATGATAAAAGCGCTTATTAA